One genomic region from Rosa rugosa chromosome 1, drRosRugo1.1, whole genome shotgun sequence encodes:
- the LOC133714718 gene encoding probable receptor-like protein kinase At2g23200 has protein sequence MEQRLRLETSVDCCHCIVLSLGEPFYYQFNIAQNGTYLVRLHFLAFSSTSSDLSTAVFDVLDSTNFTLLNNFTAKNSTSSPLIKEFFLRINTTDSFRLYFTPRTSSLAFVNAIEFLAIPSDFTNFIPENYTSNFHLQKIYRVNVGGPSQNDTLWRSWETDDTYLPDPNSAKESNKGTLGSRIYNGEIDGLVASNESVAPDWVYQTAKVLMNITASGPANSSNITWSFRVSGNARHIVRAHFCDIIGSPPGNIRFNLYSNGNFRKEIGGISQSVPFYYDFVVNSSEFELINISIGPRNDSWEQNAYLNGLEILEIVEGLAPIPNVRESKKNIVAPVVGSVLGGLSLICVLIVGFVFGFRHTKAKKRVETSVWSPMPANGGGSSHGSPLNLNYLGLKISFNEIQSATNNFNTKLVIGKGGFGNVYRGILLNGTKVAVKRAYKRDEHGSGSGQGLPEFETEIIVLSKIRHRHLVSLIGYCNERSEMILVYEFMEKGTLRDHLYDSDVPRLSWKQRLEICTGAARGLHYLHTGAAGGIIHRDVKSTNILLDENHVAKVADFGLSRSGALDETHVSTNVKGTFGYLDPEYMMSEQLTEKSDVYSFGVVLLEVLCARPAIDPTLPREQMNLAEWGMLCQKRGLLEEIVDSPLKGQIDPNSLRKFGETVEKCLQEDACDRPTMADVLWDLEYALQLQQTTKLKEAHEDSTTIDASSAAFALPNVQRFPSLGLTRNGDDIREADLETTESEIFSQLKIGDAR, from the exons ATGGAACAAAGGTTACGTCTTGAAACTTCAGTAGATTGTTGTCATTGCATAGTTCTAAG TTTAGGTGAACCATTCTACTACCAGTTCAACATCGCTCAAAATGGTACTTATCTGGTACGCCTACATTTCTTAGCCTTTTCTTCCACCTCAAGTGATCTCTCCACAGCTGTTTTTGATGTTTTGGATTCTACGAATTTCACACTGTTGAACAATTTCACTGCCAAGAATAGTACTAGTTCTCCTTTGATAAAGGAGTTCTTTCTCAGAATCAATACTACTGACTCATTTAGACTGTATTTTACACCCCGGACATCATCTTTGGCATTTGTAAATGCCATTGAATTCTTAGCCATCCCTTCAGATTTCACCAACTTCATTCCTGAGAATTACACCAGTAATTTCCATTTACAGAAAATTTACAGAGTGAATGTTGGGGGCCCTTCACAAAATGATACATTGTGGAGAAGCTGGGAAACAGATGACACTTACCTGCCTGATCCAAACTCTGCTAAGGAAAGCAACAAAGGTACCCTTGGTAGTAGAATTTACAACGGAGAAATTGATGGTTTGGTTGCATCTAATGAGTCTGTTGCCCCGGATTGGGTTTACCAGACTGCTAAAGTACTGATGAATATCACTGCTAGCGGGCCAGCCAATTCCTCCAACATAACTTGGTCTTTTAGAGTGAGTGGGAATGCTAGACACATTGTCCGGGCTCACTTCTGTGACATTATTGGTTCGCCGCCTGGTAACATTAGATTTAACTTGTATTCAAACGGCAACTTCCGCAAGGAGATCGGCGGCATTTCTCAATCTGTTCCTTTCTACTATGACTTCGTGGTGAATTCTAGTGAGTTTGAACTCATTAACATCAGCATAGGACCTAGGAATGATTCTTGGGAACAAAATGCATATCTAAATGGTCTGGAAATATTGGAGATAGTGGAGGGATTAGCTCCAATTCCTAATGTGAGAGAGTCCAAGAAGAATATTGTGGCTCCTGTGGTTGGTTCAGTTCTTGGAGGCCTGTCACTCATCTGCGTTTTAATAGTTGGATTTGTGTTCGGTTTCAGACACACAAAGGCGAAAAAACGTGTGGAAACTTCAGTTTGGTCACCAATGCCTGCAAATGGAGGAGGGAGTTCTCACGGCTCCCCTCTCAATCTTAATTATCTTGGGTTGAAGATATCTTTTAATGAAATTCAGTCTGCAACAAACAACTTTAACACAAAGTTGGTGATAGGTAAGGGTGGCTTTGGGAATGTTTATAGAGGGATTCTCTTGAATGGTACAAAAGTGGCTGTGAAGCGAGCTTATAAGCGAGATGAGCATGGATCAGGTTCAGGCCAAGGTCTCCCAGAATTCGAAACAGAAATCATAGTGTTGTCGAAAATCCGCCACCGCCATCTTGTCTCCTTAATTGGTTATTGTAATGAAAGGTCTGAGATGATACTAGTGTATGAGTTCATGGAAAAAGGGACGTTGAGAGATCATTTGTATGATTCGGATGTGCCTCGCTTGTCATGGAAGCAAAGACTTGAAATTTGTACTGGTGCAGCAAGGGGTCTTCATTATCTCCACACAGGTGCAGCTGGGGGAATCATTCACCGTGATGTCAAGTCCACCAACATATTGCTTGATGAAAACCATGTAGCCAAAGTTGCAGATTTTGGCCTTTCGAGATCTGGAGCTCTCGATGAAACGCATGTCAGCACCAATGTTAAAGGCACTTTTGGTTATCTTGATCCTGAGTACATGATGTCTGAACAGTTGACAGAAAAATCTGATGTTTACTCATTTGGTGTAGTTCTACTTGAAGTGTTGTGTGCAAGACCAGCTATTGATCCAACGCTTCCAAGAGAGCAAATGAACTTGGCTGAATGGGGAATGCTTTGCCAGAAAAGAGGGCTGCTTGAAGAGATTGTTGATTCTCCACTAAAGGGTCAGATTGATCCTAACTCACTGCGTAAGTTTGGTGAGACGGTTGAGAAGTGTTTGCAAGAAGATGCATGTGATAGGCCAACAATGGCTGATGTGCTGTGGGATTTGGAGTATGCATTACAGCTTCAGCAAACAACAAAGCTTAAAGAGGCTCATGAGGACAGCACAACCATTGATGCTTCATCAGCAGCATTCGCTTTGCCAAATGTTCAGCGTTTTCCTTCACTTGGTTTGACGAGGAATGGAGATGATATCAGGGAAGCTGACTTGGAGACGACAGAAAGtgaaattttctctcaattgaAAATTGGTGATGCCAGATAA